One Ilumatobacter fluminis genomic window, GCTGCAGGTGCCCGGCGAGCGACGCGGCCTCGTGCGACACGCCCTCCATCAGGCAGCCGTCGCCGGCGACGACGAAGGTGTGGTGGTCGACGGCGTCGGTGCCGAACTTCTCCGACAGGATGCGTTCGGCGAGCGCCATGCCGACGGCGTTGGCGAATCCCTGACCGAGCGGACCGGTGGTGACCTCGACGCCGGCGGTGTGGCCGGCTTCGGGGTGACCCGGCGTCTTCGACTCGAACTGGCGGAACGCCTTGATGTCGTCGAGTTCGAGACCGACACCGCTCAGGTACAGCATCGAGTACTGCAGGATCGACGCGTGGCCGGCGGACAGGACGAACCGGTCGCGGTCGGCCCAGTTCGGGTCGGCCGGGTCGAACTTCATCACCCGGCTGTAGAGGACGTGGGCCAGCGGTGCGAGCGCCATCGCGGTGCCCTGGTGGCCGCTGTTGGCGGCGAGCGGGGCGTCCATGGCGAACCCACGGATCAGATTGACGGCGTCGCGGTCGAGTTCGGGGGTGAGAGGCATCACCTCCGACACTACTGGCCGCGGGCGCGACCCGACATGGGCCGATCGCGTCAGGCGGCGGGCGGCAGCAGGGTGAACGGCACGACGTGCCAGGGGCCGCGGTCGACGCGGCAGTGGGCGAACACCTGCCCGTAGTCGGGGAACTCGAGTTCGCCACGCACCAGGCGGTAGGTGAACTTGCCGGGTTCGACGTTGAACGGGCTGACGTTGCGGGCCAGGTGCTCGCCGGCGTCGGGACGTTCGGGATCGTCGAGGTCGGGGCGGAAGATCACCTCGAACACGCCCTGGCCCGTCTCGCCCTCCGGGCAGAAGATGAGCGCCACGAGGTGCGGCGAGATGGTGAGCGGGGCCGGTTCGGGGGCGGCCATCGAGAACATGGCGCCGGTGAGGTCGAGCCTGGTGGACGGGCCGGGAGCCTGTCGCATCTCGAAGTTCTCGACGAAGAGGGCCGACACGATCTGCATGGGGCCGAGGGTAGCGGTGACCTGCGAAGATGGCCCGGTGCAGGCGGACGCAGAGCGTTGGAACGGACGGTACGACGGCAAGCTCACCGGCGACCCGTCGATGCCGAAGGGCCTCGGCGGGGTGCGACTCGAGCGCGGGCGCTGTCTCGACGTGGCGTGCGGATTGGGTGCCCAGTCGTTGTGGGCCGCTCAGAACGGGTTCGAGGTGGTCGCCGTCGATGCGTCCGACGTGGCGATCACCGCCCTCAACTCCGCTGCCGTGCAACTCGGGATCCGCGACCGGGTCGACTCGCGGGTGATCGATCTCGACGAGGGGCTGCCGAGCGATGTCGGGAACAGCTGCTCACTCGTGATCTGTCAGCGGTTCCGCGACCCCGACCTGTACGAGCAGCTGGTGTACATGCTCGAGCCGGGTGGCGTGCTCGTGATCACCGTGCTGTCCCAGGTCGGGCTCGACGGCGAGGGCGGCGAGTTCCATGCCCCGCCGGGGGAGCTGGTCGACGCGTTCCGCGAGTTCGACGTGACGATCGAACGCCACGTCGAACTCGACGGTGAGGCCACCCTCGTCGCCCGCCGCCGCTGAGTCGCACCGATCCGGCGTTCAGCGCTCCGGCGGGTGGATGGCGACGTGGACCGTGACGATCGACGGGCGTTCGGGCGGGTCGCTGAAGCCGACACCGACCGGCTTGCGGATCGGGACGACTTCGCCGAGGTCGACGCCGTCGAGGGTTCCCGACGCCTCGGTGATCCAGCTCCAGCCGCGCGACTGGTACCACTCGCGCACGCCGGTCGGGCTGACGCCGTAGGTCTCGACGCCCATCAGGCGACGGGCGATCGGCGCCTCGACCCAGCGGGTGACCCACCGTGGCCGTGGGAACGGGATCGGACGGCGGCGGCCCGCCGTCATCGAGAGCTGGAGCCCGTGGCCGGACACGTGCGTATGGGTGGCGTCACCGTCGACGGTCAGGGGTGCCACGTGGACCTCGTCGAAGGCGTAGATGGAGGTGATGAACTCGGCGGCTCGCTCGTCGTTCACGAGGAGGCGACGGGTGCCGTCGGTCGTGACCCACATGACGTCGACGAGGCGGCCGACAGGGGAGCGATGCCAGTTCCCGACGACGAACCGGTCGCCCGACTCGAACGCGACGGAGCTGATCGTGCCCCGCACCGCTGTCGGTTCGGCGACGAGCGGATGGACGTCCTGCGGTTCAGGCGTCGGCGAACTGGAAGCGGACACGTCGGTTGTGGCGACCCTTGTTCTCGACCTTGGTGATGGCGATCGGCCGGGACTGGCCGGTGTTGGTGAGGTGGGTGCCACCGCAGGCCTGGCGGTCGACGCCGTCGATGTCGATCACGCGGAAGGTGCCGTCGTCGGTGGGCGGCGGCGCGACCGACTTGCTGCGCATGAGGCCGCTCTCGGGTGTGGCTTCGGTGACGGGGACGTAGATCGAGTCGACGGTGAGGCCCCGGGCGATCACCGCGTTGATCGGGTCGGTGAGTGCACGGAGGCGGTCGTTGTCGACCTCGGGGAGGTCGAAGTCCATCCGGCCCTTGCCGTCGCCGGTGATCTGGGCACCGGTGACGAGGGCGCCGGCGAACTCGTCGAAGACGAACGCGTTGAGCACGTGGCTCATGGTGTGGAGCGAGGCCACGCCGAGGCGGTGGTCGGCGTCGACGGTGACCTGCACGCTGCCGCTCGGTTCGGCGGTGGCGTCGTCGAGGACGTGCCACCAGGTGTCGCCGTCGAGTTCGACGTGGGTGACCGCGGCACGACCGCCCGACCACTCGATCGCGCCGATGTCGCTCACCTGCCCGCCGCCACCGGGATGGAACGCCGAGCGGCTCAGGGCGACGGCGCCCGGCCGCACGGCGACGACGTCGGCGTCGTGCTCGTAGA contains:
- a CDS encoding class I SAM-dependent methyltransferase, which gives rise to MQADAERWNGRYDGKLTGDPSMPKGLGGVRLERGRCLDVACGLGAQSLWAAQNGFEVVAVDASDVAITALNSAAVQLGIRDRVDSRVIDLDEGLPSDVGNSCSLVICQRFRDPDLYEQLVYMLEPGGVLVITVLSQVGLDGEGGEFHAPPGELVDAFREFDVTIERHVELDGEATLVARRR
- a CDS encoding alanyl-tRNA editing protein, with product MAIYLCHTDPDLYEHDADVVAVRPGAVALSRSAFHPGGGGQVSDIGAIEWSGGRAAVTHVELDGDTWWHVLDDATAEPSGSVQVTVDADHRLGVASLHTMSHVLNAFVFDEFAGALVTGAQITGDGKGRMDFDLPEVDNDRLRALTDPINAVIARGLTVDSIYVPVTEATPESGLMRSKSVAPPPTDDGTFRVIDIDGVDRQACGGTHLTNTGQSRPIAITKVENKGRHNRRVRFQFADA